One part of the Natranaeroarchaeum aerophilus genome encodes these proteins:
- a CDS encoding ATP-binding protein, which translates to MRSDDAAILAADRLSDEPVVGTVVEPDDDVGGFVFATRDEQAVSTGEFVAYSQCVVGSEDDEIILARVNNRERESGLPTSFMADPTVDADQIATTLGAEADGCELYRITASVIGYYDPEFESFRNPRQLPSSGTRLYRAPGEMLEVVIPKIKPPSHRDNDEPDPGMAQMGRLLNRTDERVSVELPVNEIAATHLAILASTGSGKSYTASVLLEEMLKPDTRASVLVFDPHGEYESLDQMCDHEAFQGADGYSPAVELRRSDQLSVKLADLTFDDFYSILEPTQRMSSVLNDALDDLQDEESFTASQLLKACHSNHPDGQANGLKWRINRHIVQSDFFDGYDRLDLDDLVNPGQVTVFQMGGLTRRDQQVMAAVLLRKLYASREAAVVGNPEDVRSEIKHPVFTLFEEAHRFAPDGDSQALPIIRQVNSEGRKFGLGTGLISQRPSKIDETVLSQCGTQITMNITNPNDQQAIRDSIENAGEAVLEELPGLTKGQAIISGDAVNTPVLSKIRNRHTDHKADSLSADQLWREAYDDAKGAPSTSKPARSDESGVFDGEEEI; encoded by the coding sequence GTGAGAAGCGATGATGCGGCTATCCTCGCTGCGGATCGCCTGTCCGACGAACCAGTCGTGGGTACAGTCGTCGAACCAGATGATGATGTAGGCGGATTTGTGTTCGCAACTCGTGACGAACAAGCAGTCTCGACCGGAGAGTTTGTTGCCTACAGCCAGTGCGTAGTTGGTAGTGAAGACGACGAGATCATCCTTGCTCGAGTGAATAACCGGGAACGGGAATCGGGACTCCCTACATCCTTCATGGCTGATCCGACCGTCGATGCAGATCAAATCGCAACGACCCTCGGCGCAGAAGCAGACGGATGTGAGCTGTATCGGATCACGGCTAGCGTAATCGGATACTACGATCCAGAATTCGAGTCGTTTAGAAATCCACGACAACTCCCGAGTTCGGGAACCCGTCTCTATCGTGCCCCGGGCGAGATGCTCGAAGTAGTTATTCCGAAGATTAAGCCGCCCTCACATCGGGACAACGACGAACCCGATCCTGGGATGGCCCAAATGGGCCGATTGCTGAATCGGACTGATGAAAGAGTATCTGTCGAGTTACCAGTCAACGAAATAGCAGCGACTCACCTCGCTATCCTAGCCTCCACAGGAAGCGGGAAGTCCTACACTGCTAGCGTTTTGCTTGAGGAGATGCTCAAGCCCGACACACGAGCTTCGGTGCTGGTATTCGATCCACACGGCGAGTATGAAAGCCTCGATCAGATGTGCGATCACGAAGCCTTCCAAGGGGCGGATGGCTACAGCCCCGCCGTCGAACTCCGCCGTTCTGACCAGTTATCGGTGAAGCTGGCCGATCTGACGTTCGATGATTTCTACTCAATTCTCGAACCGACCCAACGAATGTCGTCAGTGCTGAATGATGCCCTCGACGACCTCCAGGACGAAGAGTCGTTTACCGCATCTCAACTCCTGAAAGCGTGCCACTCGAACCATCCAGACGGTCAGGCGAACGGTCTGAAATGGCGAATTAATCGCCACATTGTACAATCAGACTTTTTCGATGGGTACGATCGGCTCGATCTTGACGACCTCGTGAATCCGGGCCAGGTGACAGTCTTCCAGATGGGAGGTCTCACCCGTCGTGACCAGCAAGTGATGGCCGCTGTCTTGCTCCGCAAACTGTACGCGTCAAGGGAAGCAGCGGTTGTGGGGAACCCGGAAGACGTCCGATCAGAGATTAAACATCCCGTTTTTACGCTCTTTGAGGAGGCTCACCGGTTCGCACCCGATGGAGACTCACAGGCGTTACCGATCATCCGGCAAGTGAATAGCGAAGGCCGGAAGTTTGGCCTCGGCACTGGCCTAATCAGCCAACGACCATCGAAAATCGATGAAACAGTCCTCTCACAGTGTGGAACGCAGATTACGATGAACATCACCAACCCGAACGACCAGCAAGCGATACGCGACTCTATCGAAAACGCCGGAGAGGCGGTTTTAGAGGAATTACCTGGATTGACAAAAGGTCAAGCCATCATCTCAGGCGACGCAGTGAATACTCCGGTACTTTCGAAAATCCGAAACCGGCACACAGACCACAAGGCCGACAGTTTGAGTGCGGACCAGCTGTGGCGCGAGGCATACGATGACGCGAAGGGAGCACCGTCGACTAGTAAACCGGCACGCTCTGACGAAAGTGGCGTGTTTGACGGAGAGGAAGAAATATAG